A single window of Zea mays cultivar B73 chromosome 10, Zm-B73-REFERENCE-NAM-5.0, whole genome shotgun sequence DNA harbors:
- the LOC103641674 gene encoding putative pentatricopeptide repeat-containing protein At5g08490 has translation MGARYRSLGRTSYSAASASSRKARRAFHGAAPATGHMQSQCGSAPLGLAAPAAQHIGCMLGEGHRPGALELAAAIRSSSALPGSGSALARCLHGLAVKAGRVASSATVAKAVMDAYGRFGSLADALLLFDEMARPDAVCWNILITACSRRGLFEDAFILFRSMLSCGVGQGMPTAVTVAVIVPACAKWRHLQTGRSVHCYVVKTGLESDTLCGNALVSMYAKCGGSRVMVDAHRAFSSIRCKDVVSWNSVIAGYIENQLFGEALALFSQMISQGYLPNYSTVASILPVCSFTEFGRHHGKEVHSFVVRHGMEIDVSVSNALMTHYSKVLEMKDVESIFTSMDVRDIVSWNTIIAGYVMNGYHHRALGLFQGLLSTGIAPDSVSFISLLTACAQVGDVKTGMEVHGYIFQRPVLQETSLMNALVTFYSHCDRFDDAFRAFTDILNKDSISWNAILSACATSEQHIEKFFVLMSEMCRGVNQCQWDSVTVLNVIHMSTFCGIKMVREAHGWSLRVGYTGETSVANAILDAYVKCGYSHDASILFRNHAGRNIVTDNIMISCYLKSNCIEDAEVIFNHMAEKDLTSWNLMIQLYAQNDMDGQAFSLFNHLQSEGLKPDIVSIANILEACIHLCSVQLVRQCHAYMLRASLEDIHLEGALVDAYSKCGNITNAYNIFQISPKKDLVTFTAMIGCYAMHGMAEEAVELFSKMLKLDIRPDHVVLTTLLSACSHAGLVDAGIKIFKSIREIHRVVPTAEHYACMVDLLARSGHIQDAYMFALDMPPHAVNANAWSSLLGACKVHGKVEIGQLAAGRLFSMEGGDIGNYVIMSNIYAADEKWDGVENVRKLMKSIDMKKPAGCSWIEVEKTRHLFIASDINHQDRSCIYDMLGSLYQQIKDTHTQNMTMVKSM, from the coding sequence ATGGGCGCGCGCTATCGCAGCCTCGGCCGCACGAGCTACTCAGCAGCATCTGCTTCTTCTCGCAAGGCGCGCCGCGCTTTCCACGGTGCGGCGCCCGCTACCGGTCACATGCAGAGTCAGTGCGGTAGCGCGCCGCTCGGGCTCGCTGCCCCCGCCGCGCAGCACATTGGGTGTATGCTCGGCGAGGGCCACCGGCCGGGCGCACTCGAGCTTGCCGCGGCGATCAGGTCGTCCTCGGCGCTCCCGGGCAGCGGCAGCGCGCTCGCGAGGTGCCTCCACGGGCTCGCCGTGAAGGCCGGGCGCGTGGCGAGCAGCGCGACGGTGGCGAAGGCGGTCATGGACGCGTACGGGAGGTTCGGATCCCTCGCGGATGCTCTCCTGTTGTTCGACGAAATGGCGCGCCCCGACGCGGTGTGCTGGAACATCCTCATCACTGCATGCTCTCGCCGTGGGCTTTTTGAGGACGCCTTTATTTTGTTCCGGTCGATGCTCTCTTGTGGCGTGGGACAGGGCATGCCGACTGCAGTGACGGTGGCTGTAATTGTTCCGGCATGCGCGAAGTGGAGGCATTTGCAGACCGGCAGAAGCGTCCATTGCTACGTGGTGAAAACTGGTTTGGAATCAGATACTCTGTGTGGAAATGCATTGGTGTCAATGTACGCAAAATGTGGTGGAAGTAGGGTAATGGTTGATGCACATAGAGCATTTTCTTCTATTCGCTGTAAAGACGTTGTTTCATGGAATTCAGTCATTGCTGGATATATAGAGAATCAGTTATTTGGAGAGGCGCTTGCGCTGTTCAGTCAGATGATCTCACAGGGATATCTTCCAAATTATTCAACAGTGGCTAGTATTCTTCCTGTGTGCTCATTCACAGAGTTTGGGAGGCATCATGGGAAAGAAGTGCACAGTTTCGTGGTCAGGCATGGTATGGAAATCGATGTATCTGTTTCTAATGCACTGATGACACATTATTCCAAAGTGCTTGAAATGAAGGATGTAGAATCAATATTTACTAGTATGGATGTGAGGGATATCGTATCATGGAACACCATTATTGCAGGATATGTGATGAACGGGTATCACCATAGAGCATTGGGCCTGTTTCAGGGGCTTCTGTCTACAGGAATTGCTCCTGATTCTGTTTCTTTTATCAGTCTGCTCACTGCCTGTGCTCAAGTAGGTGATGTCAAGACAGGGATGGAGGTTCATGGTTATATTTTTCAAAGGCCAGTACTTCAAGAAACATCCTTAATGAATGCTCTTGTCACTTTTTATAGCCACTGTGATAGGTTTGATGATGCTTTTCGTGCTTTCACCGATATTCTGAACAAAGACTCAATTTCATGGAATGCAATTCTCTCTGCTTgtgccaccagtgaacaacatatcGAGAAGTTTTTTGTACTGATGAGTGAAATGTGCCGTGGGGTAAATCAGTGCCAGTGGGATTCAGTCACAGTCTTGAATGTTATACACATGAGTACCTTCTGTGGTATTAAGATGGTCCGCGAAGCTCATGGGTGGTCTCTAAGAGTTGGTTATACAGGTGAAACTTCAGTAGCAAATGCTATTCTGGATGCTTATGTGAAGTGTGGCTACTCACACGATGCAAGCATACTTTTCAGAAACCACGCTGGGCGGAACATTGTTACTGACAATATAATGATTTCTTGCTACTTGAAAAGTAACTGTATAGAGGATGCTGAAGTGATCTTCAACCATATGGCTGAGAAAGACCTGACTTCATGGAATTTGATGATCCAGTTGTATGCACAGAATGACATGGATGGTCAAGCTTTCAGTCTGTTTAATCACTTGCAATCTGAAGGCTTGAAGCCTGATATtgttagcattgcaaacattcttGAGGCTTGCATTCATTTGTGTTCTGTACAGCTTGTGAGACAATGTCATGCCTACATGCTCAGAGCATCCCTAGAAGACATCCATCTTGAAGGAGCTCTTGTTGATGCGTACTCAAAATGCGGCAACATAACCAATGCATATAACATCTTTCAGATCAGCCCAAAGAAGGACCTTGTCACATTCACTGCCATGATTGGATGTTACGCGATGCATGGAATGGCAGAAGAGGCAGTAGAGCTGTTCTCTAAAATGCTTAAACTTGACATTAGGCCAGACCATGTAGTTCTGACCACACTTCTGTCAGCATGCAGTCACGCAGGCTTGGTTGATGCTGGAATCAAAATTTTCAAGTCCATCAGAGAGATTCACAGAGTTGTACCAACAGCAGAACACTATGCGTGTATGGTTGATCTTCTTGCCCGCAGTGGACATATCCAAGATGCATATATGTTTGCCTTGGATATGCCCCCTCATGCAGTCAATGCAAATGCATGGAGCTCCCTGCTAGGAGCATGCAAAGTCCATGGAAAGGTTGAAATTGGTCAACTCGCTGCTGGTCGGTTGTTCTCAATGGAAGGGGGGGATATTGGGAACTATGTCATTATGTCAAACATCTATGCAGCTGATGAGAAATGGGATGGTGTTGAGAATGTCCGAAAACTGATGAAGTCCATCGATATGAAGAAACCTGCAGGGTGCAGCTGGATAGAGGTCGAGAAGACCAGACACTTGTTCATAGCGAGCGATATTAATCATCAAGATAGGTCTTGTATCTACGATATGTTAGGAAGTCTGTATCAGCAAATCAAAGATACACACACACAGAACATGACAATGGTGAAATCTATGTGA
- the LOC100304429 gene encoding uncharacterized protein isoform X1: MHRQKNPNSGWAAFDRKQRSADGSGYEGDADPFPSLSNSGASNIASSSITEKNGLKRKPFASVVRPSVDSGAVSTGCGNKNSANHVDSGNHGAISAPLNKVKILKDAHSWADIHLIEDVLAAVNNDVGQASDLLKVMDSPALQTGEGRTSGQLADVMNKTHGSPSESAAAGKANPDSSQLLLPLMNFPSIPLQPEFEDIDDEYFSYRKDALKMMRAATKHSQSASNAFLRDDHAAAKELSLRAQEERAAAEKLNNKAAEEIFRLRNSNNDIWKIDMHGLHASEAVAVLERHLHMIEFQQPGNKSASSEDLAKLESAYSESTTGSNIELAAEKVVLRRPKQSILHVITGMGNHSKGQASLPVAVRGFLIENGYRFDELRPGVFAVRPKFRRR; the protein is encoded by the exons ATGCATAGACAGAAGAACCCAAACTCTGGGTGGGCTGCGTTTGATCGCAAGCAGCGCAGTGCAGATGGCAGTGGGTATGAAGGTGATGCTGATCCATTTCCGTCTCTCTCAAATTCTGGAGCCTCTAATATTGCTAGTAGCTCCATTACAGAAAAGAATGGGCTAAAACGAAAGCCCTTTGCTTCAGTGGTTCGCCCTTCTGTTGATTCTGGAGCTGTTAGTACTGGATGCGGAAATAAGAATTCTGCTAATCACGTGGACAGCGGGAATCACGGTGCAATCTCTGCACCTCTTAATAAAGTTAAGATCTTGAAAGATGCACACAGTTGGGCCGACATTCACTTAATTGAGGATGTACTAGCTGCTGTGAATAATGATGTCGGACAAGCATCTGATTTGTTGAAAGTTATGGACTCTCCTGCCTTGCAGACTGGAGAGGGCAGAACATCTGGCCAACTGGCTGATGTGATGAATAAAACACACGGATCACCATCAGAAAGTGCTGCAGCAGGCAAAGCAAATCCAGATAGCTCACAGTTGTTGCTGCCCCTGATGAACTTTCCCTCTATACCCTTGCAGCCTGAATTCGAAGATATTGATGATGAATACTTCAGCTACCGGAAAGATGCATTGAAAATGATGAG GGCTGCCACAAAGCATTCCCAGTCTGCCAGTAATGCATTTTTGAGAGATGACCATGCTGCTGCCAAGGAACTTTCTCTCAGAGCTCAGGAAGAGCGGGCAGCTGCTGAAAAGCTAAATAACAAGGCAGCGGAAGAAATTTTTCGCCTTAGGAATAGCAATAATGACATCTGGAAGATAGACATGCATGGTCTTCATGCATCAGAGGCTGTGGCAGTATTGGAGAGGCATCTCCACATGATAGAGTTCCAGCAACCTGGGAATAAGTCAGCCTCATCTGAGGACTTAGCTAAGTTGGAATCTGCATATTCTGAATCAACCACTGGTTCAAACATTGAGCTTGCTGCTGAGAAGGTGGTCTTACGCCGGCCTAAGCAGTCTATCTTACATGTGATCACAG GGATGGGTAACCATAGCAAAGGGCAGGCTTCACTACCTGTTGCCGTTAGGGGTTTCCTTATTGAGAACGG GTATCGATTTGATGAGCTGAGGCCTGGTGTTTTTGCGGTTCGTCCAAAATTCCGCCGCAGGTGA
- the LOC100304429 gene encoding uncharacterized protein LOC100304429, whose amino-acid sequence MHRQKNPNSGWAAFDRKQRSADGSGYEGDADPFPSLSNSGASNIASSSITEKNGLKRKPFASVVRPSVDSGAVSTGCGNKNSANHVDSGNHGAISAPLNKVKILKDAHSWADIHLIEDVLAAVNNDVGQASDLLKVMDSPALQTGEGRTSGQLADVMNKTHGSPSESAAAGKANPDSSQLLLPLMNFPSIPLQPEFEDIDDEYFSYRKDALKMMRAATKHSQSASNAFLRDDHAAAKELSLRAQEERAAAEKLNNKAAEEIFRLRNSNNDIWKIDMHGLHASEAVAVLERHLHMIEFQQPGNKSASSEDLAKLESAYSESTTGSNIELAAEKVVLRRPKQSILHVITGMGNHSKGQASLPVAVRGFLIENG is encoded by the exons ATGCATAGACAGAAGAACCCAAACTCTGGGTGGGCTGCGTTTGATCGCAAGCAGCGCAGTGCAGATGGCAGTGGGTATGAAGGTGATGCTGATCCATTTCCGTCTCTCTCAAATTCTGGAGCCTCTAATATTGCTAGTAGCTCCATTACAGAAAAGAATGGGCTAAAACGAAAGCCCTTTGCTTCAGTGGTTCGCCCTTCTGTTGATTCTGGAGCTGTTAGTACTGGATGCGGAAATAAGAATTCTGCTAATCACGTGGACAGCGGGAATCACGGTGCAATCTCTGCACCTCTTAATAAAGTTAAGATCTTGAAAGATGCACACAGTTGGGCCGACATTCACTTAATTGAGGATGTACTAGCTGCTGTGAATAATGATGTCGGACAAGCATCTGATTTGTTGAAAGTTATGGACTCTCCTGCCTTGCAGACTGGAGAGGGCAGAACATCTGGCCAACTGGCTGATGTGATGAATAAAACACACGGATCACCATCAGAAAGTGCTGCAGCAGGCAAAGCAAATCCAGATAGCTCACAGTTGTTGCTGCCCCTGATGAACTTTCCCTCTATACCCTTGCAGCCTGAATTCGAAGATATTGATGATGAATACTTCAGCTACCGGAAAGATGCATTGAAAATGATGAG GGCTGCCACAAAGCATTCCCAGTCTGCCAGTAATGCATTTTTGAGAGATGACCATGCTGCTGCCAAGGAACTTTCTCTCAGAGCTCAGGAAGAGCGGGCAGCTGCTGAAAAGCTAAATAACAAGGCAGCGGAAGAAATTTTTCGCCTTAGGAATAGCAATAATGACATCTGGAAGATAGACATGCATGGTCTTCATGCATCAGAGGCTGTGGCAGTATTGGAGAGGCATCTCCACATGATAGAGTTCCAGCAACCTGGGAATAAGTCAGCCTCATCTGAGGACTTAGCTAAGTTGGAATCTGCATATTCTGAATCAACCACTGGTTCAAACATTGAGCTTGCTGCTGAGAAGGTGGTCTTACGCCGGCCTAAGCAGTCTATCTTACATGTGATCACAG GGATGGGTAACCATAGCAAAGGGCAGGCTTCACTACCTGTTGCCGTTAGGGGTTTCCTTATTGAGAACGGGTAA
- the LOC100381692 gene encoding uncharacterized protein isoform X1 — protein MSSPAAATLHPSPTFLASGPRYRRRGHPSSKVSFRRLAPRLKVNALFGWPRGDTTARELIPPAESYTLSGSASEVGAKPREVSISVASSIMDIPAADWDACACDLDDPGNFNPFLTYAFLSSLEESGSAVKETGWLPFHIVARDENGHIIGVVPLYLKSHSRGEFVFDQSWAEAYYNYGLEYYPKLQSCVPFTPVTGQRILLRNTSYRDQVFDALVKGLMSLTTKMNVSSLHITFPSEGEFSKLKDSGLLQRIGLQYHWRNRNYKSFDEFLMDLKQPKRKNIRQERKKIPAQNLQMKRLRGDEIKSRHWDTFYKFYRNTTDNHWGRPYLTRDFFHLLGEKMGDNVMLIVAEKDDKLVAGALNLIGGDTLFGRLWGCLPDAYFPNLHFEACYYQAIEAAIELNLSKVEAGAQGEHKIQRGYLPVTTYSCHYFSNPGFAAAIGNYLTHETAQVKHAIKVLRDSGPYKEDILKEFAAQQDDDL, from the exons ATGTCCTCGCCGGCGGCGGCGACGCTGCACCCTTCCCCCACCTTCCTTGCCTCCGGCCCTCGCTACCGCCGCCGC GGACATCCATCTTCGAAGGTCAGCTTCCGAAGGTTGGCGCCACGATTAAAGGTCAATGCACTTTTTGGATGGCCTAGGGGGGACACGACAGCACGTGAACTGATCCCTCCTGCTGAATCCTATACGCTCTCAGGGTCAGCCTCAGAG GTAGGTGCAAAACCACGTGAGGTGTCTATATCTGTTGCTTCTTCAATCATGGACATTCCTGCTGCGGATTGGGATGCCTGTGCGTGTGATTTAGATGATCCTGGAAATTTTAACCCTTTCCTTACTTATGCATTCCTCTCAAGCTTAGAAGAATCAGGTTCTGCGGTCAAG GAAACTGGCTGGTTACCTTTTCATATTGTTGCACGGGATGAGAATGGACATATTATAGGTGTTGTTCCACTTTACCTTAAAAG CCATTCTAGGGGAGAGTTTGTGTTTGATCAATCATGGGCAGAAGCTTACTACAACTATGGCCTTGAATACTATCCAAAGCTCCAGTCTTGTGTGCCTTTTACTCCAGTAACTGGTCAAAGAATATTACTTCGAAATACATCATACCGTGATCAAGTTTTTGACGCACTAGTCAAAGGTTTGATGAGCCTCACTACCAAG ATGAATGTGTCATCATTACATATTACGTTTCCGTCCGAAGGTGAATTCAGTAAACTGAAGGATAGTGGGTTGTTACAAAGAATCGGGTTGCAATATCACTGGAGAAATCGGAATTACAAGAG TTTTGATGAGTTTCTGATGGATTTGAAGCAGCCTAAACGGAAGAATATCAGACAAGAACGTAAAAAG ATTCCTGCCCAAAATTTGCAAATGAAGCGACTTCGTGGAGACGAAATAAAG AGCAGACACTGGGACACCTTCTATAAATTCTACCGTAACACAACTGATAATCA TTGGGGCAGACCATACTTGACAAGGGATTTCTTTCACCTCTTGGGAGAAAAGATGGGGGATAATGTGATGCTTATAGTTGCTGAAAAAGATGATAAACTAGTTGCTGGCGCTCTTAACCTTATTGGAGGTGATACACTATTTGGCCGGTTATGGGGATGCCTGCCAGATGCTTACTTTCCCAATTTGCATTTTGAAGCTTGCTATTATCAG GCAATTGAAGCAGCCATAGAGTTAAACCTGAGTAAGGTGGAGGCAGGTGCTCAGGGAGAGCACAAGATCCAGCGTGGTTACCTCCCAGTGACAACTTACAGCTGCCACTACTTTTCAAATCCTGGTTTTGCGGCAGCTATTGGAAATTATCTTACTCATGAGACGGCTCAG GTTAAGCATGCTATTAAGGTCCTTCGTGATTCCGGACCATACAAGGAAGACATACTGAAAGAGTTCGCTGCTCAACAAGACGACGACCTGTAG
- the LOC100381692 gene encoding uncharacterized protein LOC100381692 has protein sequence MDIPAADWDACACDLDDPGNFNPFLTYAFLSSLEESGSAVKETGWLPFHIVARDENGHIIGVVPLYLKSHSRGEFVFDQSWAEAYYNYGLEYYPKLQSCVPFTPVTGQRILLRNTSYRDQVFDALVKGLMSLTTKMNVSSLHITFPSEGEFSKLKDSGLLQRIGLQYHWRNRNYKSFDEFLMDLKQPKRKNIRQERKKIPAQNLQMKRLRGDEIKSRHWDTFYKFYRNTTDNHWGRPYLTRDFFHLLGEKMGDNVMLIVAEKDDKLVAGALNLIGGDTLFGRLWGCLPDAYFPNLHFEACYYQAIEAAIELNLSKVEAGAQGEHKIQRGYLPVTTYSCHYFSNPGFAAAIGNYLTHETAQVKHAIKVLRDSGPYKEDILKEFAAQQDDDL, from the exons ATGGACATTCCTGCTGCGGATTGGGATGCCTGTGCGTGTGATTTAGATGATCCTGGAAATTTTAACCCTTTCCTTACTTATGCATTCCTCTCAAGCTTAGAAGAATCAGGTTCTGCGGTCAAG GAAACTGGCTGGTTACCTTTTCATATTGTTGCACGGGATGAGAATGGACATATTATAGGTGTTGTTCCACTTTACCTTAAAAG CCATTCTAGGGGAGAGTTTGTGTTTGATCAATCATGGGCAGAAGCTTACTACAACTATGGCCTTGAATACTATCCAAAGCTCCAGTCTTGTGTGCCTTTTACTCCAGTAACTGGTCAAAGAATATTACTTCGAAATACATCATACCGTGATCAAGTTTTTGACGCACTAGTCAAAGGTTTGATGAGCCTCACTACCAAG ATGAATGTGTCATCATTACATATTACGTTTCCGTCCGAAGGTGAATTCAGTAAACTGAAGGATAGTGGGTTGTTACAAAGAATCGGGTTGCAATATCACTGGAGAAATCGGAATTACAAGAG TTTTGATGAGTTTCTGATGGATTTGAAGCAGCCTAAACGGAAGAATATCAGACAAGAACGTAAAAAG ATTCCTGCCCAAAATTTGCAAATGAAGCGACTTCGTGGAGACGAAATAAAG AGCAGACACTGGGACACCTTCTATAAATTCTACCGTAACACAACTGATAATCA TTGGGGCAGACCATACTTGACAAGGGATTTCTTTCACCTCTTGGGAGAAAAGATGGGGGATAATGTGATGCTTATAGTTGCTGAAAAAGATGATAAACTAGTTGCTGGCGCTCTTAACCTTATTGGAGGTGATACACTATTTGGCCGGTTATGGGGATGCCTGCCAGATGCTTACTTTCCCAATTTGCATTTTGAAGCTTGCTATTATCAG GCAATTGAAGCAGCCATAGAGTTAAACCTGAGTAAGGTGGAGGCAGGTGCTCAGGGAGAGCACAAGATCCAGCGTGGTTACCTCCCAGTGACAACTTACAGCTGCCACTACTTTTCAAATCCTGGTTTTGCGGCAGCTATTGGAAATTATCTTACTCATGAGACGGCTCAG GTTAAGCATGCTATTAAGGTCCTTCGTGATTCCGGACCATACAAGGAAGACATACTGAAAGAGTTCGCTGCTCAACAAGACGACGACCTGTAG
- the LOC100272408 gene encoding RR1-Corn type-A response regulator produces MGSCLGASCTTGRAVSYGPRVRACARDGFCSPPPLWGSKRQPLFHGGAGRRHGAHGLLHARDDRLRPPQGHQGTEPPGADPGRRHVVRRRAPEDQPMPERRRRGLHREAPAEQGRAAPPELLRRREAQQGRRAVRGRRRGQEESKAAASCRRRVAVWTASEPRRSRHGAALVGRGVPAAPAQARRAGVRGAVPGRAPAQVGVVGRPLLALPVVRLSSGACPGHQQETGDANAEFFSC; encoded by the exons ATGGGCTCCTGCCTCGGTGCCTCCTGCACCACAGGCCGCGCCGTATCGTACGGCCCACGCGTCCGCGCATGCGCGCGTGACGGCTTCTGTTCCCCGCCCCCTCTTTGGGGGAGCAAAAGGCAGCCGCTTTTCCATGGCG GAGCAGGCCGTCGACATGGTGCTCACGGACTACTGCATGCCCGAGATGACCGGCTACGACCTCCTCAAGGCCATCAAG GCACTGAACCCCCTGGAGCCGATCCCGGTCGTCGTCATGTCGTCAGAAGACGAGCCCCAGAGGATCAGCCG ATGCCTGAGCGCCGGCGCCGAGGACTTCATCGTGAAGCCCCTGCAGAGCAAGGACGTGCAGCGCCTCCGGAACTGCTCCGCCGCCGCGAGGCCCAGCAAGGGCGCCGCGCCGTGCGAGGCCGCCGTCGTGGCCAAGAGGAATCAAAAGCCGCCGCATCCTGCCGGCGCCGCGTCGCCGTCTGGACGGCGAGCGAGCCTCGCCGGAGTCGCCATG GTGCTGCACTCGTCGGGCGTGGAGTACCTGCCGCTCCTGCTCAAGCTCGTCGTGCTGGCGTACGCGGCGCTGTGCCTGGGAGAGCTCCTGCACAGGTGGGCGTCGTCGGACGGCCGCTGCTCGCTCTCCCCGTGGTGCGCCTGAGCAGCGGTGCGTGTCCTGGGCACCAGCAGGAGACTGGTGATGCAAATGCAGAGTTTTTCAGCTGCTGA
- the LOC100272408 gene encoding RR1-Corn type-A response regulator isoform X3, whose translation MEAAAGGVEAEGVMRVLVVDDSPVDRRVAQLLLSSDSCAGSFHVIAVDSARKAMEFLGLKDGGEAVDMVLTDYCMPEMTGYDLLKAIKALNPLEPIPVVVMSSEDEPQRISRCLSAGAEDFIVKPLQSKDVQRLRNCSAAARPSKGAAPCEAAVVAKRNQKPPHPAGAASPSGRRASLAGVAMVLHSSGVEYLPLLLKLVVLAYAALCLGELLHRWASSDGRCSLSPWCA comes from the exons ATGGAAGCAGCGGCAGGAGGAGTGGAGGCGGAGGGGGTGATGAGGGTGCTGGTGGTGGACGACTCCCCCGTCGACCGCCGGGTGGCGCAGCTGCTTCTCAGCAGCGACTCCTGCGCCGGCTCATTCCACG TCATCGCCGTCGACAGCGCGAGGAAGGCGATGGAGTTCCTCGGCCTCAAGGACGGCGGCGAG GCCGTCGACATGGTGCTCACGGACTACTGCATGCCCGAGATGACCGGCTACGACCTCCTCAAGGCCATCAAG GCACTGAACCCCCTGGAGCCGATCCCGGTCGTCGTCATGTCGTCAGAAGACGAGCCCCAGAGGATCAGCCG ATGCCTGAGCGCCGGCGCCGAGGACTTCATCGTGAAGCCCCTGCAGAGCAAGGACGTGCAGCGCCTCCGGAACTGCTCCGCCGCCGCGAGGCCCAGCAAGGGCGCCGCGCCGTGCGAGGCCGCCGTCGTGGCCAAGAGGAATCAAAAGCCGCCGCATCCTGCCGGCGCCGCGTCGCCGTCTGGACGGCGAGCGAGCCTCGCCGGAGTCGCCATG GTGCTGCACTCGTCGGGCGTGGAGTACCTGCCGCTCCTGCTCAAGCTCGTCGTGCTGGCGTACGCGGCGCTGTGCCTGGGAGAGCTCCTGCACAGGTGGGCGTCGTCGGACGGCCGCTGCTCGCTCTCCCCGTGGTGCGCCTGA
- the LOC100272408 gene encoding RR1-Corn type-A response regulator isoform X2 — MEAAAGGVEAEGVMRVLVVDDSPVDRRVAQLLLSSDSCAGSFHVIAVDSARKAMEFLGLKDGGEEQAVDMVLTDYCMPEMTGYDLLKAIKALNPLEPIPVVVMSSEDEPQRISRCLSAGAEDFIVKPLQSKDVQRLRNCSAAARPSKGAAPCEAAVVAKRNQKPPHPAGAASPSGRRASLAGVAMVLHSSGVEYLPLLLKLVVLAYAALCLGELLHRWASSDGRCSLSPWCA, encoded by the exons ATGGAAGCAGCGGCAGGAGGAGTGGAGGCGGAGGGGGTGATGAGGGTGCTGGTGGTGGACGACTCCCCCGTCGACCGCCGGGTGGCGCAGCTGCTTCTCAGCAGCGACTCCTGCGCCGGCTCATTCCACG TCATCGCCGTCGACAGCGCGAGGAAGGCGATGGAGTTCCTCGGCCTCAAGGACGGCGGCGAG GAGCAGGCCGTCGACATGGTGCTCACGGACTACTGCATGCCCGAGATGACCGGCTACGACCTCCTCAAGGCCATCAAG GCACTGAACCCCCTGGAGCCGATCCCGGTCGTCGTCATGTCGTCAGAAGACGAGCCCCAGAGGATCAGCCG ATGCCTGAGCGCCGGCGCCGAGGACTTCATCGTGAAGCCCCTGCAGAGCAAGGACGTGCAGCGCCTCCGGAACTGCTCCGCCGCCGCGAGGCCCAGCAAGGGCGCCGCGCCGTGCGAGGCCGCCGTCGTGGCCAAGAGGAATCAAAAGCCGCCGCATCCTGCCGGCGCCGCGTCGCCGTCTGGACGGCGAGCGAGCCTCGCCGGAGTCGCCATG GTGCTGCACTCGTCGGGCGTGGAGTACCTGCCGCTCCTGCTCAAGCTCGTCGTGCTGGCGTACGCGGCGCTGTGCCTGGGAGAGCTCCTGCACAGGTGGGCGTCGTCGGACGGCCGCTGCTCGCTCTCCCCGTGGTGCGCCTGA
- the LOC100272408 gene encoding RR1-Corn type-A response regulator isoform X4: MEFLGLKDGGEEQAVDMVLTDYCMPEMTGYDLLKAIKALNPLEPIPVVVMSSEDEPQRISRCLSAGAEDFIVKPLQSKDVQRLRNCSAAARPSKGAAPCEAAVVAKRNQKPPHPAGAASPSGRRASLAGVAMVLHSSGVEYLPLLLKLVVLAYAALCLGELLHRWASSDGRCSLSPWCA, from the exons ATGGAGTTCCTCGGCCTCAAGGACGGCGGCGAG GAGCAGGCCGTCGACATGGTGCTCACGGACTACTGCATGCCCGAGATGACCGGCTACGACCTCCTCAAGGCCATCAAG GCACTGAACCCCCTGGAGCCGATCCCGGTCGTCGTCATGTCGTCAGAAGACGAGCCCCAGAGGATCAGCCG ATGCCTGAGCGCCGGCGCCGAGGACTTCATCGTGAAGCCCCTGCAGAGCAAGGACGTGCAGCGCCTCCGGAACTGCTCCGCCGCCGCGAGGCCCAGCAAGGGCGCCGCGCCGTGCGAGGCCGCCGTCGTGGCCAAGAGGAATCAAAAGCCGCCGCATCCTGCCGGCGCCGCGTCGCCGTCTGGACGGCGAGCGAGCCTCGCCGGAGTCGCCATG GTGCTGCACTCGTCGGGCGTGGAGTACCTGCCGCTCCTGCTCAAGCTCGTCGTGCTGGCGTACGCGGCGCTGTGCCTGGGAGAGCTCCTGCACAGGTGGGCGTCGTCGGACGGCCGCTGCTCGCTCTCCCCGTGGTGCGCCTGA